Proteins from a genomic interval of Capsicum annuum cultivar UCD-10X-F1 chromosome 4, UCD10Xv1.1, whole genome shotgun sequence:
- the LOC107867199 gene encoding putative cyclin-A3-1, whose protein sequence is MGDSENCGRVTRLAKKRAAEAMAEQQERPKKRVVLGEIQNFANVGEVQKPKGKKQLKRKVKGDVTSKSDGKKELNVDDPQMCSAYVSDIYDYLRKMEIEDKRRPLPDYLETVQKDVSATMRGILVDWLVEVAEEYKLLSDTLYLTVAYLDRFLSMNVISRQKLQLLGVSSMLIAAKYEEISPPHVEDFCYITDNTYTKEEVVKMEADVLKSLKFEMGNPTVKTFLRRFTGVAQEDYKSPNLQLEFLGYYLLELSILDYCCVKFLPSLVAASVVFLSRFTLQPNAHPWSAALQQYSGYKAADLKECVLILHDLQLSRRGGSLMAVRDKYKQHKFKCVSTLTAPVEIPASFFEDTRQS, encoded by the exons ATGGGGGATTCAGAAAATTGCGGTAGAGTTACACGTTTAGCAAAGAAAAGGGCAGCAGAGGCCATGGCTGAACAACAAGAAAGGCCCAAAAAGAGGGTTGTTTTGGGCGAGATTCAGAATTTTGCGAATGTGGGGGAAGTTCAGAAACCGAAAGGGAAGAAGCAATTGAAGAGGAAGGTGAAAGGGGATGTGACTAGTAAATCTGATGGGAAGAAGGAATTGAATGTCGATGACCCGCAGATGTGTAGCGCTTATGTTTCTGATATATATGATTACCTTCGTAAAATGGAG ATTGAGGATAAGAGGAGACCTTTACCGGATTACTTAGAAACAGTTCAGAAGGATGTGAGTGCAACTATGAGAGGGATATTGGTTGATTGGCTGGTGGAAGTTGCAGAGGAATACAAGCTACTTTCAGATACCTTGTATCTTACTGTTGCGTACCTTGACAGATTCTTGTCGATGAATGTCATCAGCAGGCAAAAACTTCAGCTTTTAGGTGTTTCCTCGATGCTCATTGCTGC TAAGTATGAGGAGATTAGTCCACCACATGTTGAAGATTTTTGTTACATTACGGACAATACATACACTAAGGAAGAGGTGGTGAAGATGGAAGCTGATGTGCTAAAATCACTCAAATTTGAGATGGGTAATCCCACGGTGAAAACATTTCTCAGGAGATTTACCGGGGTTGCTCAAGAAGATTATAAGAGCCCCAATTTGCAGTTGGAGTTTTTGGGCTATTACCTATTGGAGTTGAGCATATTGGATTATTGCTGTGTGAAATTCTTACCTTCTTTGGTGGCTGCTAGTGTTGTATTCCTTTCAAGGTTTACACTACAACCAAATGCACATCCTTGGAGTGCGGCTCTTCAACAATACTCGGGATATAAAGCAGCGGATTTGAAGGAATGTGTTCTTATCTTACATGATTTGCAATTAAGTAGAAGAGGAGGTTCTTTAATGGCTGTGAGGGACAAATATAAGCAGCATAAG TTCAAGTGCGTATCAACATTGACCGCTCCTGTGGAAATACCAGCTTCATTCTTTGAAGATACAAGACAATCATAA
- the LOC107867198 gene encoding WD40 repeat-containing protein HOS15 (The sequence of the model RefSeq protein was modified relative to this genomic sequence to represent the inferred CDS: added 61 bases not found in genome assembly): protein MISITAAELNYLVFRYLQESGFTHSAFALGYEAGINKSTIDGNLVPPGGLVTFVQKGIQYLELEANVSNDDTDMDEDFQFLQPIDLITKDVYELHKIIKEKKEKLRKEKHRGKDKDSNDREMELEREPAREREKEKQQKEKERERERERERERERERERERDRIEKDKEREKNKDKEKPREDLMDTKPNGDKEVVRHEENGKAGDPEPMEICTSSTSLPCEIRSSDLLILEGHTSEVFACAWSPDGSLLASGSGDSTARIWTIGDSPCNSHMQNGPVNVMVLKHFKGRTNEKSKDVTTLEWNGEGNLLATGSYDGQARIWSRDGELVNTLIKHKGPIFSLKWNKKGDYLLSGSVDKTAIVWDVKSGEWRQQFEFHSAPTLDVDWRNNNSFATCSTDNMIYVCKVGESRPVKTFSGHQSEVNAIKWDPSGSLLASCSDDNTAKIWSLKQDACVYDFTEHAKEIYTIRWSPSGPGTSNPNQQLLLASASFDSTVKLWDVEVGRLVHSLNGHRDPVYSVAFSPNSEYLATGSLDRCLNIWSVKDAKIIKTYSGNGGIFEVCWNKEGNKVAACFADNVVCVFDIRM, encoded by the exons GGTTCACACATTCAGCATTTGCTTTAGGATATGAGGCAGGGATCAATAAGAGCACAATAGATGGAAATTTAGTTCCTCCTGGTGGTCTGGTTACCTTTGTACAAAAGGGAATTCAATATCTTGAATTGGAAGCAAATGTGAGCAAT GATGATACAGATATGGACGAGGACTTCCAGTTTTTACAACCCATTGATCTTATCACGAAGGATGTGTATGagctacataaaataataaaagaaaaaaaagaaaaacttcgGAAAGAAAAACATAGGGGAAAGGATAAGGATAGCAATGACCGTGAGATGGAGCTTGAACGGGAACCTGCTAGAGAAAGAGAGAAGGAAAAACAGCAAAAGGAAAAAGAGCGAGAGCGAgaacgagagagagagagagaaagagaaagagaacgAGAACGAGAACGAGATAGGATTGAGAAGgataaggagagagagaaaaataaggacaAAGAAAAACCACGTGAGGATCTCATGGACACAAAACCCAATGGAGATAAAGAGGTTGTTAGACACGAGGAGAATGGAAAGGCTGGAG ATCCAGAGCCCATGGAGATTTGCACAAGCTCAACCTCCTTGCCATGTGAAATACGGAGTTCTGATTTACTGATTTTGGAAGGCCATACATCTGAG GTTTTTGCATGTGCCTGGAGTCCAGACGGTTCACTTCTTGCATCTGG GTCTGGAGATTCTACTGCtaggatttggacaattggagaTAGTCCTTGTAATTCCCATATGCAAAATGGGCCTGTAAATGTCATGGTATTAAAGCATTTTAAAGGTCGGACAAATGAGAAAAGCAAGGATGTCACTACACTTGAGTGGAAT GGCGAGGGAAACCTACTTGCAACAGGTTCTTATGATGGCCAAGCAAGAATTTGGAGCCGAGATG GGGAACTGGTAAATACTCTAATCAAACATAAAGGGCCAATCTTCTCTTTGAAGTGGAATAAGAAAGGTGATTATCTCCTTAGTGGTAGTGTTGACAAAACTGCAATTGTATGGGATGTAAAGTCAGGTGAATGGAGGCAGCAATTTGAATTTCATTCAG CTCCAACTCTTGATGTTGATTGGCGAAACAACAATTCCTTTGCGACCTGCTCCACTGATAACATGATTTATGTTTGTAAAGTTGGAGAGAGTCGGCCTGTCAAAACTTTCTCCGGACATCAG AGTGAAGTTAATGCTATCAAGTGGGACCCCTCAGGTTCCTTGTTGGCATCATGCTCTGATGACAACACAGCTAAG ATATGGAGCTTGAAACAAGATGCCTGCGTGTATGATTTCACAGAACATGCCAAG GAGATCTATACCATCAGATGGAGTCCATCTGGCCCTGGTACGAGCAACCCAAATCAACAGTTGTTGCTGGCAAG TGCCTCTTTTGACTCCACAGTGAAGCTATGGGATGTTGAAGTTGGCCGTCTTGTCCATAGCTTGAATGGTCATAG GGATCCTGTTTACTCTGTCGCATTTAGCCCAAATAGTGAGTACTTGGCAACTGGGTCATTGGATAGATGCTTGAATATATGGTCTGTGAAAGACGCCAAGATCATAAAAACGTACAGTGGAAATGGTGGAATCTTTGAAGTTTGCTGGAACAAGGAAGGCAACAAGGTCGCAGCTTGTTTTGCAGACAATGTAGTGTGCGTCTTTGATATTCGAATGTAG